The following coding sequences lie in one Glycine soja cultivar W05 chromosome 16, ASM419377v2, whole genome shotgun sequence genomic window:
- the LOC114390020 gene encoding protein YLS3-like: MGDSAKDKQKCTESLTGVATCLPYLGADAKAPTADCCSGLTQAMKTNKKCACLILKDRDDPDLGLKINMTIAVGLPSLCKTPDNLSVFWHIYCAVIPREGSNIDDAEVLRYCKKNLASFKVPEKVFITDSLPKTATGKILRRLVAEHIVSQI; the protein is encoded by the exons atgggagattcagctaaagACAAACAGAAATGTACAGAATCCCTGACAGGTGTTGCAACGTGTCTGCCATATTTGGGTGCTGACGCGAAAGCACCCACAGCAGATTGTTGCAGTGGTCTCACACAAGCCATGAAGACCAACAAGAAATGTGCCTGCCTTATTCTCAAAGACAGGGATGATCCTGACCTTGGCTTAAAGATTAACATGACAATTGCTGTTGGTCTCCCTTCTCTTTGCAAAACACCTGATAATCTCTCAGTGTTCTGGCAC ATATATTGTGCTGTCATCCCAAGAGAAGGATCAAACATTGATGATGCAGAGGTGCTAAGATATTGCAAGAAGAATCTTGCATCTTTCAAAGTCCCTGAAAAGGTCTTCATTACTGATTCTTTGCCCAAGACTGCCACCGGAAAGATTTTGCGTCGTCTTGTGGCAGAACACATTGTCTCTCAAATTTGA